The following proteins are co-located in the Spirosoma montaniterrae genome:
- a CDS encoding PhoH family protein — MVEKVITLDNVSLIDFLGVENHNIKEVAAAFPMSKIISRGNEIRIKGTTPEISRISDILDSLMEHYQRYGKITHENVQSYLSHSGIAVSGNPVPPAPPNDDEVIVYGNRGVVVRARTDNQKRLVEAAEKHDLVFAIGPAGTGKTYTAVAIAVRALKNKEVKKIIITRPAVEAGENLGFLPGDLKEKIDPYLRPIYDALDDMIPAEKMKFYEENRIIEIAPLAYMRGRTLNNAFILLDEAQNTTSMQMKMFLTRMGPTSKAIITGDRSQIDLPNKQKSGLIESIDILKNIKGIAFVELDGRDVVRHRLVREIIVAYDKAGQ; from the coding sequence TTGGTCGAAAAAGTCATTACCCTCGACAATGTCTCGCTCATCGACTTTCTGGGCGTAGAGAACCACAACATCAAAGAAGTGGCTGCTGCGTTTCCGATGAGCAAAATCATCTCACGCGGCAATGAAATCCGCATCAAAGGCACCACGCCTGAGATTAGCCGCATCAGCGATATTCTCGACTCGCTGATGGAACATTACCAGAGATACGGCAAAATTACCCACGAAAACGTGCAGAGTTACCTCAGCCACAGTGGCATTGCCGTTAGCGGTAATCCGGTGCCACCTGCCCCGCCCAACGATGACGAAGTCATTGTGTATGGCAACCGGGGCGTAGTTGTCAGGGCCAGAACCGACAATCAGAAACGATTGGTGGAAGCCGCCGAAAAACACGACCTGGTGTTTGCCATCGGTCCGGCGGGTACGGGTAAAACCTACACCGCCGTAGCTATTGCCGTGCGTGCCCTGAAAAACAAAGAGGTCAAGAAAATCATCATTACCCGGCCTGCCGTTGAAGCGGGTGAGAATTTAGGGTTCCTGCCGGGCGATCTGAAAGAAAAAATCGACCCGTATCTGCGCCCAATCTACGACGCGCTCGACGACATGATTCCGGCGGAGAAGATGAAATTCTACGAAGAGAATCGGATCATTGAGATTGCTCCGTTGGCGTATATGCGCGGTCGAACGCTGAACAATGCTTTTATTCTGCTCGATGAAGCCCAGAATACAACGTCAATGCAGATGAAGATGTTTCTGACGCGGATGGGGCCAACCTCGAAGGCCATCATCACCGGCGACCGTTCGCAGATCGACTTGCCCAATAAGCAGAAGTCGGGTTTGATTGAATCGATTGACATTTTGAAAAACATCAAAGGCATTGCTTTTGTTGAACTCGATGGTCGCGATGTGGTGCGGCACCGACTCGTTCGGGAAATTATTGTGGCATATGATAAAGCGGGTCAGTAA